In Acetonema longum DSM 6540, the following are encoded in one genomic region:
- a CDS encoding CobW family GTP-binding protein gives MEQRIPLDIVSGFLGAGKTTLILKMLKERKGDEKIFILENEYGKAGIDGILLSGNNAEIKEIYSGCICCSLKGEFTQVLKQVISNIKPGRIMIEPTGIGKLSEVLKIVQQPCFRETIVIDYVITVVDVHEVYNYLRNFGEFYKDQIYHAKIIVLSKTQGIPTPQIQEIVNLIRGHNSSAKVVTSPWDQLDIQEILQEEKPYEEPNKNETAISPKKLNYTRKQAVSSRTCNHHPGAADILDNVSWKGLRVFSISSINAVLSAISTGQYGQILRAKGIVAGKKDWIHFEYVNGKWQCNTTEPLKLGRAVFIGKNLLSEKLLKLVEGPSNAESC, from the coding sequence GTGGAACAGAGGATACCGTTAGATATTGTATCAGGCTTTTTAGGAGCAGGTAAAACGACATTGATATTAAAAATGCTAAAGGAACGTAAGGGAGATGAGAAAATCTTTATCTTAGAAAATGAATATGGTAAGGCTGGCATTGACGGGATCTTACTGTCAGGCAATAATGCCGAAATCAAAGAAATTTATTCTGGATGTATATGTTGTTCATTGAAAGGTGAATTTACCCAGGTCTTAAAGCAAGTTATTTCTAATATAAAGCCGGGGAGAATTATGATTGAACCCACCGGCATCGGCAAGTTGTCCGAGGTATTGAAAATTGTGCAGCAGCCTTGCTTTCGCGAAACGATCGTTATTGATTATGTGATAACCGTAGTAGATGTACATGAAGTATACAATTATTTGAGAAATTTCGGTGAGTTCTATAAAGACCAAATTTATCACGCTAAAATCATAGTCCTAAGTAAAACGCAGGGAATTCCAACTCCCCAAATTCAAGAGATCGTAAATTTGATTCGGGGACATAATTCATCGGCTAAGGTAGTAACCAGTCCTTGGGATCAATTAGATATTCAGGAGATTTTACAAGAAGAGAAACCATATGAAGAACCAAACAAGAACGAGACTGCTATTTCACCGAAAAAACTTAATTACACCAGAAAACAAGCGGTATCTTCCCGAACCTGCAATCACCATCCAGGAGCGGCGGATATATTGGATAATGTTTCATGGAAGGGGCTGCGAGTTTTTTCTATCTCATCGATAAATGCTGTACTCTCTGCTATTAGCACAGGACAATATGGTCAGATTTTGCGGGCAAAGGGAATCGTTGCCGGAAAAAAAGACTGGATTCATTTTGAATATGTGAATGGCAAATGGCAATGCAATACTACGGAGCCGTTAAAGCTCGGGAGAGCGGTGTTTATAGGAAAAAATTTGCTCTCTGAGAAACTGCTGAAACTGGTTGAAGGCCCGTCCAATGCCGAAAGTTGTTGA
- a CDS encoding GTP-binding protein: MPKVVDIVQGFIGSGKTTLINSLIEKVFPHERILVVLTEWGNTQVVQMDSRIMTYSWNCQKGFPMIAIRKIVRMGPSQRIIFEVNGLASGGELMDVLMQLANEGSICLGAKMAVFDGRKYDLLGESFQDILYKVAVNSDGFWINNANKNICRWLTTINSRAHQSTGNDLTKWYDRVANSGQRKIIRELIICIIGPVIVYLIIFLAVSK, from the coding sequence ATGCCGAAAGTTGTTGATATTGTTCAGGGGTTTATTGGATCGGGAAAAACTACATTAATAAACAGTCTCATTGAAAAGGTTTTTCCGCATGAGAGAATTCTTGTTGTTTTAACTGAGTGGGGTAACACTCAGGTTGTTCAAATGGATTCGCGGATTATGACGTACTCATGGAACTGTCAAAAAGGGTTTCCTATGATTGCAATACGAAAAATTGTTAGAATGGGACCCTCCCAAAGAATAATATTTGAAGTAAATGGCCTGGCTTCGGGGGGTGAACTAATGGATGTTTTAATGCAGCTAGCAAATGAAGGCAGTATTTGCCTGGGAGCAAAGATGGCTGTTTTTGATGGGAGAAAATATGATTTATTGGGTGAATCTTTTCAAGATATTCTTTATAAAGTCGCGGTAAATAGTGATGGCTTCTGGATCAATAATGCGAATAAAAATATATGCAGGTGGTTAACCACAATCAACTCAAGGGCTCATCAGAGCACAGGGAACGACTTAACCAAGTGGTACGATCGAGTCGCAAACTCGGGACAAAGAAAAATAATAAGGGAACTTATCATATGCATTATCGGTCCTGTAATAGTATATTTAATTATTTTTCTTGCTGTCTCTAAATAA
- a CDS encoding BclA C-terminal domain-containing protein translates to MSDIALQIERLAAGSVAASANVIFDSVVFSAGNISYNSLTGVITFNEAGRYVINWWVATQSSPSPSGVVFSLSSSQGDFLEGNSPVKTGEVAGIGIIEVVAAPVTASLVNTSSSTVIFPTTVPLKAALVVVEDDVPSIGPTGATGTTGATGDVGATGATGATGVTGDIGATGATGATGATGDIGATGATGATGVTGDIGATGATGATGATGDVGATGATGAAGVAGDIGATGIAGATGAAGSTGDTGATGTTGATGPAITSDSMSTANTTSAVIAVVLGGTDVPLPDNQNLNTFTVDGTDTEFTVPTTGEYLVSYAVSTTAALLVSSRVLQNGTPIAASIVTPLIAADSLSTSFIVPLTAGDTLTLQLFGLLGAATLLGGASTYMTVVRLI, encoded by the coding sequence ATGAGCGACATAGCATTGCAAATTGAACGCTTGGCCGCAGGCTCAGTAGCTGCTTCCGCCAATGTTATTTTCGACTCGGTGGTGTTTAGTGCCGGAAACATCAGTTACAATAGCCTGACCGGAGTCATCACTTTTAATGAAGCCGGACGGTATGTTATCAACTGGTGGGTGGCGACACAATCATCACCATCTCCCAGCGGAGTAGTATTTTCCCTTTCTTCTTCCCAGGGAGATTTCCTGGAAGGAAATTCACCCGTCAAAACAGGCGAAGTCGCGGGAATAGGGATCATCGAAGTTGTAGCGGCACCGGTTACAGCCTCTCTGGTTAATACCAGTTCATCCACCGTCATTTTCCCCACAACGGTACCACTCAAAGCCGCTCTTGTTGTCGTGGAGGATGACGTCCCCAGTATCGGACCCACAGGGGCTACTGGAACCACCGGCGCTACCGGTGACGTTGGAGCTACAGGCGCCACCGGAGCCACAGGCGTTACCGGTGACATTGGAGCTACAGGCGCCACCGGAGCCACAGGCGCTACCGGTGACATTGGAGCTACAGGCGCCACCGGAGCCACAGGCGTTACCGGTGACATTGGAGCTACAGGCGCCACCGGAGCCACAGGCGCTACCGGTGACGTTGGAGCTACAGGCGCCACCGGGGCCGCAGGCGTTGCTGGTGACATTGGGGCTACCGGCATTGCCGGGGCCACAGGCGCTGCTGGGTCTACCGGTGACACTGGGGCTACAGGAACGACCGGAGCCACAGGTCCCGCGATCACGAGCGACAGCATGTCAACGGCCAATACAACTTCGGCTGTCATCGCTGTTGTACTGGGCGGTACCGATGTACCCCTGCCAGACAATCAGAACCTGAACACGTTCACGGTAGATGGTACGGATACTGAATTCACCGTACCAACAACGGGAGAATATCTGGTCAGTTATGCAGTAAGCACAACGGCGGCGCTGCTGGTTTCTTCACGGGTATTGCAGAACGGCACACCGATAGCGGCTTCGATAGTTACCCCCCTCATTGCAGCAGACAGTCTATCTACGTCCTTTATCGTTCCTCTAACCGCGGGCGATACACTGACGCTGCAGTTGTTCGGCCTGCTCGGAGCGGCCACCCTTCTTGGTGGTGCAAGCACGTATATGACGGTTGTAAGACTGATATAG
- a CDS encoding OmpH family outer membrane protein: MKKSMICLMTIVMVMLGANVGVAAPQSGSQSSSIGVIDVDRIMAESPKVKALQEQLNQVAKSYTDQLEAEKPNLSPEEYEKKREIVYQKFLRKKQELEKQVDQSLKQALEAVAKTKKLSLILYKNSVAFGGTDITSEVIKVMK, encoded by the coding sequence ATGAAAAAAAGTATGATATGTTTAATGACGATTGTCATGGTAATGTTAGGAGCAAATGTTGGGGTGGCTGCCCCGCAGAGCGGATCGCAAAGTAGTTCTATTGGAGTAATTGATGTAGATAGAATCATGGCAGAAAGTCCAAAAGTAAAGGCTTTGCAGGAGCAATTAAATCAGGTCGCGAAGAGTTATACCGACCAATTAGAAGCGGAAAAGCCAAATTTGTCACCGGAAGAATACGAGAAAAAACGAGAAATTGTGTATCAGAAATTTCTTAGGAAAAAACAGGAATTAGAAAAGCAGGTCGATCAAAGTTTAAAACAAGCCTTAGAAGCGGTGGCTAAAACAAAGAAACTCAGTTTAATCCTTTACAAAAATAGTGTAGCTTTCGGGGGTACGGATATAACCTCTGAAGTAATCAAAGTAATGAAATAG